The following proteins are encoded in a genomic region of Oryzias latipes chromosome 17, ASM223467v1:
- the tmem53 gene encoding transmembrane protein 53, whose amino-acid sequence MAADDFDYNIVFPDASTSERHWQGTKEPVVILLGWAGCKDKHLSKYSSIYSEQGCVTIRYTAPLKTVFISESFGYKELSNTALKLLEILYDYEVENCPVFFHVFSNGGFMLYRYIIELLQSDKQFSSLCIIGAVVDSAPGSGNVRGALRALTATLGPQISPFIRYTLLTLFAVSVFLLRVALYPLTKFIHKNHYDAVQDRPPRWSHLYLYSEADQVIRHSDIERFMDTLKRKGVPVDGFDFVSSHHVSHFRDFPQQYTLKCRSFLAACMKDLRGLNENTDDCKEDDSWKGIH is encoded by the exons ATGGCAGCCGACGACTTTGACTACAATATCGTGTTTCCTGACGCGAGCACCTCAG AGAGACACTGGCAGGGGACAAAGGAGCCAGTTGTGATCCTGCTGGGCTGGGCTGGCTGCAAAGACAAGCATCTCTCCAAATACAGCTCCATCTACAGTGAGCAG GGATGCGTCACCATCCGTTACACAGCTCCTCTAAAAACTGTCTTCATCTCTGAGTCTTTTGGCTACAAGGAGCTGAGCAACACGGCCTTGAAGCTGCTGGAGATCCTCTACGACTATGAGGTGGAGAATTGCCCCGTTTTCTTCCACGTCTTCAGTAACGGGGGCTTCATGCTGTACCGCTACATCATAGAGCTGCTGCAAAGCGACAAACAGTTCAGCTCGCTGTGCATCATCGGCGCCGTGGTAGACAGCGCCCCAGGTAGTGGGAACGTCCGAGGGGCCCTCCGCGCCCTGACGGCCACCCTCGGGCCTCAGATCAGCCCTTTTATAAGGTACACCCTCCTCACGCTTTTTGCGGTGAGCGTTTTCCTCTTGCGGGTGGCGTTGTACCCCTTGACCAAGTTCATTCACAAGAACCACTACGATGCAGTGCAGGACCGCCCCCCCCGCTGGTCTCACCTCTACCTGTACTCCGAGGCGGATCAGGTGATCCGGCACAGTGACATTGAGCGCTTCATGGACACTCTGAAGAGGAAGGGCGTCCCGGTGGACGGCTTCGATTTTGTTTCCAGTCACCACGTCAGCCATTTCCGGGATTTCCCTCAGCAGTACACACTCAAGTGCCGCAGCTTTCTGGCTGCTTGCATGAAGGACTTGAGAGGCCTGAACGAAAACACAGATGACTGCAAAGAAGACGACTCTTGGAAAGGAATTCACTGA
- the toe1 gene encoding target of EGR1 protein 1, whose protein sequence is MTDSQVVPVIDVHSGNFKELWPALVVAIKTSSFIALDTELSGLGNRKSLLAESIEDRYKAICHAARSRSILSLGFACFKKLDHKSPDSYLVQVYNLTLLCSEEYIIEPQSVQFLVQHGFDFNKQYSHGISYCKGNNKGGSDDRGIHIRALFTELLRARKPLVLHNGLIDMAFLYQSFYAHLPERLATFTADLSDMFPAGIYDTKYITEFELRLTASYLEYAYKKCKLDNSRGVSSGAPGPHLHIGFCQYAGHMSTYVDYRECPAVASSEEQTEVCQRFSAFGWCPNGTKCPLSHDTDLIILQDEKCKDDKRKKRKRQREKKRGGGATAEGSAVFDGAPLNKIPNMEVDPEGDKQDTTTETRRDDLPHGESEAKPDEEQSLSAEKDGGAELQNCPTTGTAEESKPEEGSEEKLSDRSVKAQKKKADTGTHRAGFDAYMTAYIFAFSCALSKKEDSEVGENEKEQSCLPACLNKVYLSGKAAPLNVVKSTFTKSSKAHLQKMEMVWGGSM, encoded by the exons ATGACTGATTCTCAGGTCGTCCCCGTAATTGATGTCCATAGCGGCAACTTTAAGGAGCTGTGGCCAGCTTTGGTGGTTGCAATCAAAACATCGAGCTTTATTGCACTGGACAct GAGCTCAGTGGATTGGGAAACAGGAAATCCCTTCTGGCTGA ATCTATAGAAGACCGGTATAAGGCCATTTGCCACGCTGCCCGCTCTCGCTCCATCCTCTCCCTTGGATTTGCGTGTTTCAAGAAACTGGACCATAAG AGTCCGGATTCATACCTGGTCCAGGTGTATAATCTCACCTTGCTGTGTTCTGAGGAGTACATCATAGAACCACAGTCCGTACAGTTCCTGGTTCAGCACGGGTTTGATTTTAACAAGCAGTACAGCCATGGAATCAGTTACTGCAAGGGCAACAACAAG gGAGGATCAGACGATCGGGGGATCCACATCCGGGCATTATTCACTGAACTGCTGCGGGCCAGAAAACCCCTGGTGCTACATAACGGCCTCATTGACATGGCCTTCCTTTACCAG agTTTTTATGCCCACCTCCCTGAACGCCTGGCCACCTTCACTGCAGACCTGTCCGACATGTTTCCTGCTggcatttatgacacaaaatacaTAACAGAGTTTGAGCTCCGGCTGACTGCCTCCTATCTGGAGTACGCCTACAAAAAATG TAAGCTGGATAACAGCCGCGGTGTCAGCTCGGGAGCGCCTGGACCTCACCTCCACATTGGCTTCTGTCAGTATGCTGGTCACATGTCCACGTATGTGGATTACCGAGAGTGTCCGGCGGTGGCGTCCTCAGAGGAACAGACTGAAGTCTGCCAGCGCTTCTCT GCCTTCGGCTGGTGTCCCAACGGCACCAAGTGTCCATTATCCCACGACACAGACCTGATCATTCTCCAGGATGAGAAATGCAAAGACGAtaagagaaagaagaggaagagacaGCGAGAGAAAAAGAGAGGTGGAGGAGCGACTGCAGAGGGTTCTGCAGTTTTTGACGGCGCCCCTctaaacaaaataccaaacatggaggtggaTCCAGAAGGTGACAAGCAGGACACGACAACCGAGACACGGCGAGATGATTTGCCACATGGAGAAAGCGAGGCCAAACCGGACGAAGAGCAGAGCCTGAGCGCTGAAAAAGACGGCGGAGCGGAACTCCAAAACTGCCCGACAACGGGCACAGCGGAGGAAAGCAAACCAGAAGAAGGAAGCGAGGAAAAGCTTAGCGACCGCTCCGTCAAGGCCCAAAAGAAGAAAGCCGACACAGGCACGCATCGAGCGGGGTTCGATGCCTACATGACGGCTTATATCTTCGCTTTCTCCTGCGCTCTCTCCAAGAAGGAGGACTCTGAAGTTGGCGAAAATGAGAAAGAGCAGTCATGTCTTCCTGCTTGTCTTAATAAGGTCTATCTGAGCGGCAAAGCAGCTCCTCTCAATGTGGTAAAAAGCACATTCACAAAATCATCCAAGGCCCACTTGCAGAAGATGGAGATGGTGTGGGGTGGGAGCATGTAG
- the LOC101167150 gene encoding THAP domain-containing protein 3 isoform X2 → MGVCSAPHCSNSSYIGKQLFRFPKDPERKKKWVVNCQRDFEPTPHSRLCQDHFEQSQFEEIAKSSAGRKKLKPNAIPTLFCVRNPPYPAVTTPYIRLTPLKDEPEKELIYKDHGYARHTPLPGMGEENAAAEHDPCLECELLKKQLDEEMQQTLRLKQEVRVMKKRLYRLSRIEMGLQSFLYEDQIRALSLPKRSRRAVWSPETILEARNIRSIVGTKGYDYLREIGYPLPSYRTLCNRVETKLMVTTDINCEDLDELHLGFMASCESPIERVGDHDEEELIGVLS, encoded by the exons ATGGGTGTCTGTTCTGCACCGCACTGCTCTAACTCGTCCTACATAGGCAAACAGCTGTTTCGGTTTCCCAAAGACCCTGAACGTAAGAAGAAATGGGTGGTTAACTGTCAACGTGACTTTGAACCGACTCCTCACTCCAGACTGTGTCAA GATCACTTTGAGCAGAGCCAGTTTGAGGAAATAGCCAAGTCCTCAGCCGGCCGCAAGAAGCTAAAGCCCAACGCCATCCCCACTCTGTTCTGTGTCAGGAACCCTCCTTACCCTGCTGTCACCACTCCATACATCCGACTGACGCCACTGAAGGATGAACCAG AAAAGGAGCTTATTTACAAAGACCATGGCTACGCCAGGCACACCCCCCTACCTGGCATGGGGGAGGAGAACGCTGCAGCGGAGCACGATCCTTGCCTGGAGTGTGAGCTCCTGAAGAAACAGCTGGACGAGGAGATGCAGCAAACATTGCGACTAAAGCAAGAG GTAAGAGTGATGAAGAAGCGCCTCTATAGGCTCAGTCGGATTGAGATGGGTCTCCAGAGCTTTCTGTATGAGGATCAGATCAGGGCTTTGTCCCTCCCCAAGCGCTCACGCCGAGCTGTCTGGTCCCCAGAGACAATCCTGGAGGCTCGAAATATCCGCAGTATTGTCGGAACCAAAGGCTACGACTATCTGAGAGAGATTGGGTATCCCCTACCCTCCTATCGGACTCTGTGTAACCGCGTGGAGACTAAGCTCATGGTCACAACGGACATAAACTGTGAGGACCTGGATGAGCTGCATCTGGGATTCATGGCCTCATGCGAAAGTCCTATAGAAAGGGTTGGAGACCATGATGAGGAAGAGCTAATAGGGGTTTTGTCTTAA
- the LOC101167150 gene encoding THAP domain-containing protein 3 isoform X1, with translation MGVCSAPHCSNSSYIGKQLFRFPKDPERKKKWVVNCQRDFEPTPHSRLCQDHFEQSQFEEIAKSSAGRKKLKPNAIPTLFCVRNPPYPAVTTPYIRLTPLKDEPEEKELIYKDHGYARHTPLPGMGEENAAAEHDPCLECELLKKQLDEEMQQTLRLKQEVRVMKKRLYRLSRIEMGLQSFLYEDQIRALSLPKRSRRAVWSPETILEARNIRSIVGTKGYDYLREIGYPLPSYRTLCNRVETKLMVTTDINCEDLDELHLGFMASCESPIERVGDHDEEELIGVLS, from the exons ATGGGTGTCTGTTCTGCACCGCACTGCTCTAACTCGTCCTACATAGGCAAACAGCTGTTTCGGTTTCCCAAAGACCCTGAACGTAAGAAGAAATGGGTGGTTAACTGTCAACGTGACTTTGAACCGACTCCTCACTCCAGACTGTGTCAA GATCACTTTGAGCAGAGCCAGTTTGAGGAAATAGCCAAGTCCTCAGCCGGCCGCAAGAAGCTAAAGCCCAACGCCATCCCCACTCTGTTCTGTGTCAGGAACCCTCCTTACCCTGCTGTCACCACTCCATACATCCGACTGACGCCACTGAAGGATGAACCAG AAGAAAAGGAGCTTATTTACAAAGACCATGGCTACGCCAGGCACACCCCCCTACCTGGCATGGGGGAGGAGAACGCTGCAGCGGAGCACGATCCTTGCCTGGAGTGTGAGCTCCTGAAGAAACAGCTGGACGAGGAGATGCAGCAAACATTGCGACTAAAGCAAGAG GTAAGAGTGATGAAGAAGCGCCTCTATAGGCTCAGTCGGATTGAGATGGGTCTCCAGAGCTTTCTGTATGAGGATCAGATCAGGGCTTTGTCCCTCCCCAAGCGCTCACGCCGAGCTGTCTGGTCCCCAGAGACAATCCTGGAGGCTCGAAATATCCGCAGTATTGTCGGAACCAAAGGCTACGACTATCTGAGAGAGATTGGGTATCCCCTACCCTCCTATCGGACTCTGTGTAACCGCGTGGAGACTAAGCTCATGGTCACAACGGACATAAACTGTGAGGACCTGGATGAGCTGCATCTGGGATTCATGGCCTCATGCGAAAGTCCTATAGAAAGGGTTGGAGACCATGATGAGGAAGAGCTAATAGGGGTTTTGTCTTAA
- the LOC101167398 gene encoding selenoprotein Pb-like isoform X3 gives MLRLCSALPALLWASLSVLSAEGDSNASKICKPAPYWDIEGHVPMQEHLGNVVVVALLKATUEFCLTQASKIGNLRDKLNRNNITEVSFMIVNELEALSQTMHWKLKKKAPTGVPVYQQSSLQKDVWEILDGDKDDFLIYDRCGLLTFHIVLPNSFLQNADVENAITATYTQDICNCSGNSTLSGGGNNFTRNSSQSHSGVQRPADEPENVTTTLEASPNDSRHEHAHHHHPHHQHLHHHHPHLQQHSKHQNDDSY, from the exons ATGTTGAGGCTGTGCTCAGCCCTGCCAGCTCTGCTGTGGGCCTCGCTTTCTGTCCTTTCTGCAGAAGGTGACAGTAATGCCTCTAAAATCTGTAAGCCTGCCCCCTACTGGGACATTGAAGGACATGTACCAATGCAGGAACACCTGGGAAATGTGGTGGTGGTAGCTCTTTTGAAGGCTACCTGAGAGTTCTGCCTCACGCAGGCATCCAA GATTGGAAACCTGCGTGACAAACTGAACAGGAACAACATAACGGAAGTTTCTTTCATGATAGTAAACGAGCTGGAAGCTCTTTCCCAAACCATGCACTGGAAGCTGAAGAAGAAAGCACCAACTGGAGTCCCGGTGTATCAGCAGTCCTCTCTTCAAAAGGACGTTTGGGAGATTCTGGATGGGGACAAAGATGACTTTTTGATCTACGACAG ATGTGGTTTGCTCACATTCCACATTGTGCTGCCAAATAGTTTCCTACAGAATGCTGATGTGGAGAATGCAATTACAGCTACTTATACTCAAGACATCTGCAACTGCTCT GGTAATTCTACTTTATCAGGAGGTGGCAACAATTTCACGAGGAATTCCTCTCAGTCGCACAGTGGAGTTCAGAGACCAGCTGATGAGCCAGAGAATGTGACCACGACATTAGAGGCCAGTCCGAATGACAGTCGTCATGAGCATGC ccaccaccatcatcctcatcatcagcaTCTCCACCACCATCATCCTCATCTTCAACAACATTCAAAGCACCAGAATGATGATAGTTATTAA
- the LOC101167398 gene encoding selenoprotein Pb-like isoform X2: MLRLCSALPALLWASLSVLSAEGDSNASKICKPAPYWDIEGHVPMQEHLGNVVVVALLKATUEFCLTQASKIGNLRDKLNRNNITEVSFMIVNELEALSQTMHWKLKKKAPTGVPVYQQSSLQKDVWEILDGDKDDFLIYDRCGLLTFHIVLPNSFLQNADVENAITATYTQDICNCSGNSTLSGGGNNFTRNSSQSHSGVQRPADEPENVTTTLEASPNDSRHEHAHHHHPHHQHLHHHHPHHQHLHHHHPHLQQHSKHQNDDSY; the protein is encoded by the exons ATGTTGAGGCTGTGCTCAGCCCTGCCAGCTCTGCTGTGGGCCTCGCTTTCTGTCCTTTCTGCAGAAGGTGACAGTAATGCCTCTAAAATCTGTAAGCCTGCCCCCTACTGGGACATTGAAGGACATGTACCAATGCAGGAACACCTGGGAAATGTGGTGGTGGTAGCTCTTTTGAAGGCTACCTGAGAGTTCTGCCTCACGCAGGCATCCAA GATTGGAAACCTGCGTGACAAACTGAACAGGAACAACATAACGGAAGTTTCTTTCATGATAGTAAACGAGCTGGAAGCTCTTTCCCAAACCATGCACTGGAAGCTGAAGAAGAAAGCACCAACTGGAGTCCCGGTGTATCAGCAGTCCTCTCTTCAAAAGGACGTTTGGGAGATTCTGGATGGGGACAAAGATGACTTTTTGATCTACGACAG ATGTGGTTTGCTCACATTCCACATTGTGCTGCCAAATAGTTTCCTACAGAATGCTGATGTGGAGAATGCAATTACAGCTACTTATACTCAAGACATCTGCAACTGCTCT GGTAATTCTACTTTATCAGGAGGTGGCAACAATTTCACGAGGAATTCCTCTCAGTCGCACAGTGGAGTTCAGAGACCAGCTGATGAGCCAGAGAATGTGACCACGACATTAGAGGCCAGTCCGAATGACAGTCGTCATGAGCATGC ccaccaccatcatcctcatcatcagcatctccaccaccatcatcctcatcatcagcaTCTCCACCACCATCATCCTCATCTTCAACAACATTCAAAGCACCAGAATGATGATAGTTATTAA
- the LOC101167398 gene encoding selenoprotein Pb-like isoform X1, which produces MLRLCSALPALLWASLSVLSAEGDSNASKICKPAPYWDIEGHVPMQEHLGNVVVVALLKATUEFCLTQASKIGNLRDKLNRNNITEVSFMIVNELEALSQTMHWKLKKKAPTGVPVYQQSSLQKDVWEILDGDKDDFLIYDRCGLLTFHIVLPNSFLQNADVENAITATYTQDICNCSGNSTLSGGGNNFTRNSSQSHSGVQRPADEPENVTTTLEASPNDSRHEHAHHHHPHHQHLHHHHPHHQHLHHHHPHHQHLHHHHPHLQQHSKHQNDDSY; this is translated from the exons ATGTTGAGGCTGTGCTCAGCCCTGCCAGCTCTGCTGTGGGCCTCGCTTTCTGTCCTTTCTGCAGAAGGTGACAGTAATGCCTCTAAAATCTGTAAGCCTGCCCCCTACTGGGACATTGAAGGACATGTACCAATGCAGGAACACCTGGGAAATGTGGTGGTGGTAGCTCTTTTGAAGGCTACCTGAGAGTTCTGCCTCACGCAGGCATCCAA GATTGGAAACCTGCGTGACAAACTGAACAGGAACAACATAACGGAAGTTTCTTTCATGATAGTAAACGAGCTGGAAGCTCTTTCCCAAACCATGCACTGGAAGCTGAAGAAGAAAGCACCAACTGGAGTCCCGGTGTATCAGCAGTCCTCTCTTCAAAAGGACGTTTGGGAGATTCTGGATGGGGACAAAGATGACTTTTTGATCTACGACAG ATGTGGTTTGCTCACATTCCACATTGTGCTGCCAAATAGTTTCCTACAGAATGCTGATGTGGAGAATGCAATTACAGCTACTTATACTCAAGACATCTGCAACTGCTCT GGTAATTCTACTTTATCAGGAGGTGGCAACAATTTCACGAGGAATTCCTCTCAGTCGCACAGTGGAGTTCAGAGACCAGCTGATGAGCCAGAGAATGTGACCACGACATTAGAGGCCAGTCCGAATGACAGTCGTCATGAGCATGCCCACcaccatcatcctcatcatcagcatctccaccaccatcatcctcatcatcagcatctccaccaccatcatcctcatcatcagcaTCTCCACCACCATCATCCTCATCTTCAACAACATTCAAAGCACCAGAATGATGATAGTTATTAA
- the LOC101168572 gene encoding elongation of very long chain fatty acids protein 4-like isoform X1, with protein MTGKHAVTIWQRIQLFYQSVLENGDKRTDEWLLVYSPMPISCVFLCYLIIIWVGPKLMVNRQPVNLRTVLIVYNFAMVCLSAYMFYEFTASSWLAGYSLLCQPVDYSESPLAMRMARVCWWFYFSKVIELSDTIFFILRKKNSQLTFLHVYHHATMIFNWWAGVKYVAGGQSFLIGLINSFVHVVMYLYYGLAAVGPSMTKYLWWKRCLTSLQLLQFFIVSIHTTYNLLADCDFPDSMNSVVLAYCLSLIVLFGNFYYRSYLSKRNKDT; from the exons ATGACG ggtAAACATGCTGTCACCATTTGGCAGAGAATTCAGTTATTTTACCAAAGTGTTCTGGAAAATGGAG ACAAAAGGACAGACGAGTGGCTGCTGGTGTATTCCCCTATGCCAATTAGTTGTGTCTTCTTGTGCTACCTCATCATTATTTGGGTGGGGCCAAAGTTGATGGTGAACAGACAGCCAGTCAACCTTAGAACGGTTTTGATAGTTTATAACTTTGCCATGGTCTGCCTGTCTGCCTACATGTTCTATGAG ttcacaGCTTCTTCCTGGTTGGCAGGATACAGTTTGCTGTGCCAGCCAGTTGACTACAGCGAGAGCCCACTGGCCATGAGG atggcCAGAGTGTGTTGGTGGTTCTACTTTTCTAAAGTCATAGAGCTGAGTGACACT ATATTTTTCATCCTGAGAAAGAAGAACAGTCAGCTGACCTTCCTTCACGTCTACCACCACGCCACAATGATCTTCAACTGGTGGGCTGGAGTTAAGTATGTGGCTGGAGGGCAGT CGTTCCTGATTGGTTTGATCAACTCCTTCGTCCATGTAGTCATGTACTTGTACTACGGGCTGGCAGCTGTGGGTCCCAGCATGACCAAATATCTGTGGTGGAAACGGTGCCTCACATCTCTGCAGCTG CTGCAGTTCTTCATAGTCTCCATCCACACCACCTACAACCTGTTGGCAGACTGTGACTTCCCAGATTCCATGAACTCCGTTGTGTTGGCCTATTGTCTTAGCCTCATTGTGCTCTTTGGTAACTTCTACTACCGCAGCTACCTCAGCAAAAGAAACAAGGATACGTAG
- the LOC101168572 gene encoding elongation of very long chain fatty acids protein 7-like isoform X3, translated as MTGKHAVTIWQRIQLFYQSVLENGDKRTDEWLLVYSPMPISCVFLCYLIIIWVGPKLMVNRQPVNLRTVLIVYNFAMVCLSAYMFYEFTASSWLAGYSLLCQPVDYSESPLAMRMARVCWWFYFSKVIELSDTIFFILRKKNSQLTFLHVYHHATMIFNWWAGVNVPDWFDQLLRPCSHVLVLRAGSCGSQHDQISVVETVPHISAAAAVLHSLHPHHLQPVGRL; from the exons ATGACG ggtAAACATGCTGTCACCATTTGGCAGAGAATTCAGTTATTTTACCAAAGTGTTCTGGAAAATGGAG ACAAAAGGACAGACGAGTGGCTGCTGGTGTATTCCCCTATGCCAATTAGTTGTGTCTTCTTGTGCTACCTCATCATTATTTGGGTGGGGCCAAAGTTGATGGTGAACAGACAGCCAGTCAACCTTAGAACGGTTTTGATAGTTTATAACTTTGCCATGGTCTGCCTGTCTGCCTACATGTTCTATGAG ttcacaGCTTCTTCCTGGTTGGCAGGATACAGTTTGCTGTGCCAGCCAGTTGACTACAGCGAGAGCCCACTGGCCATGAGG atggcCAGAGTGTGTTGGTGGTTCTACTTTTCTAAAGTCATAGAGCTGAGTGACACT ATATTTTTCATCCTGAGAAAGAAGAACAGTCAGCTGACCTTCCTTCACGTCTACCACCACGCCACAATGATCTTCAACTGGTGGGCTGGAGTTAA CGTTCCTGATTGGTTTGATCAACTCCTTCGTCCATGTAGTCATGTACTTGTACTACGGGCTGGCAGCTGTGGGTCCCAGCATGACCAAATATCTGTGGTGGAAACGGTGCCTCACATCTCTGCAGCTG CTGCAGTTCTTCATAGTCTCCATCCACACCACCTACAACCTGTTGGCAGACTGTGA
- the LOC101168572 gene encoding elongation of very long chain fatty acids protein 4-like isoform X2 codes for MPISCVFLCYLIIIWVGPKLMVNRQPVNLRTVLIVYNFAMVCLSAYMFYEFTASSWLAGYSLLCQPVDYSESPLAMRMARVCWWFYFSKVIELSDTIFFILRKKNSQLTFLHVYHHATMIFNWWAGVKYVAGGQSFLIGLINSFVHVVMYLYYGLAAVGPSMTKYLWWKRCLTSLQLLQFFIVSIHTTYNLLADCDFPDSMNSVVLAYCLSLIVLFGNFYYRSYLSKRNKDT; via the exons ATGCCAATTAGTTGTGTCTTCTTGTGCTACCTCATCATTATTTGGGTGGGGCCAAAGTTGATGGTGAACAGACAGCCAGTCAACCTTAGAACGGTTTTGATAGTTTATAACTTTGCCATGGTCTGCCTGTCTGCCTACATGTTCTATGAG ttcacaGCTTCTTCCTGGTTGGCAGGATACAGTTTGCTGTGCCAGCCAGTTGACTACAGCGAGAGCCCACTGGCCATGAGG atggcCAGAGTGTGTTGGTGGTTCTACTTTTCTAAAGTCATAGAGCTGAGTGACACT ATATTTTTCATCCTGAGAAAGAAGAACAGTCAGCTGACCTTCCTTCACGTCTACCACCACGCCACAATGATCTTCAACTGGTGGGCTGGAGTTAAGTATGTGGCTGGAGGGCAGT CGTTCCTGATTGGTTTGATCAACTCCTTCGTCCATGTAGTCATGTACTTGTACTACGGGCTGGCAGCTGTGGGTCCCAGCATGACCAAATATCTGTGGTGGAAACGGTGCCTCACATCTCTGCAGCTG CTGCAGTTCTTCATAGTCTCCATCCACACCACCTACAACCTGTTGGCAGACTGTGACTTCCCAGATTCCATGAACTCCGTTGTGTTGGCCTATTGTCTTAGCCTCATTGTGCTCTTTGGTAACTTCTACTACCGCAGCTACCTCAGCAAAAGAAACAAGGATACGTAG